A section of the Agarivorans litoreus genome encodes:
- a CDS encoding efflux RND transporter permease subunit — protein MHAFIEAVLSRTRTVLSILLFLFVAGIITYNNIPKESDPDVEIPVIYVSIPHDGISPQDAERLLLRPMEQELQGLEGIKEMTATASEGHGSVVLEFIVGVDIDQALSDVRAKVDQAKPKLPAGGDEPEVHQVTLATEQPAITVLLSGDVPQRALLTIARDLQDQMETMKQVLEVNIGGDREDFLEITVNPLLMESYGLDQADIYNLVSRNNRLVTAGTLDTGNGRFAVKVPAVFENVKDVIELPIKVDGDRIVTFGDVASARRTFKDASTYARVNGKPTISLEVSKRPGENLIETIEQVKALIAQEQAFWPDSVIIDYAGDKSKDIRTMLSELQNNILSAVLLVVVVIIAVMGVRSSLLVGIAIPGSFLAGILMLSLGGLTINMVVLFSLIMAVGMLVDGAIVVTEFADRQMSEGVPRHQAYSLASQRMAWPIIASTATTLAAFAPLLAWPGMVGQFMGYLPLTLIATLSASLVMALIFVPSLGNIFGRPRKLTAKQQQALIKADKGEWQDLDGFTGVYLRVLHKAVNAPLRVLGLGIVIAIAVIMAYASAGKGVEFFPEVEPVGYNIIVRSHGDYSTDEKLQVMLEVERRIIDLEDYDTLYTKVGGDQLGDIRVNLKDWNERRPANEIIEDMRSRLAPIAGLEIEFRKDKAGPPAGKDLQLELSSRFPERLEPMAKKIRELVNDNPHFVNAEDSTTKPGIEWQLKVDRAKAARFGADVTLLGNTVQFVTNGLNIGDYRPDDVDDELEIRVRFPEENRSISRLSELRVKTAYGLVPITNFVSLEAKPKQDVINKVDGRQVLTVSADVAAGQNLSIELPKIQEQLKQLELDPLVDIKLRGQNEDQQESMVFLERAFLVALFVMGLILITQFNSFYQALLILSAVLFSTIGVLLGLLIAGQAFGIIMSGLGVITLAGIVVNNNIVLIDTYNVLRRQGIAAQEAIMRTGAQRLRPVMLTTITTILGLMPMVLELNIDLFERSFEVGAPSSQWWSQLATAVAGGLSFATLLTLILTPCLLMLGAKFSRKDKQAAIEEAKEQELLGA, from the coding sequence ATGCACGCTTTTATTGAAGCGGTTTTATCGCGCACTCGAACGGTATTATCCATTCTGCTGTTTTTATTTGTTGCCGGTATTATTACCTACAACAATATTCCTAAAGAATCGGATCCCGATGTCGAGATCCCAGTTATTTACGTATCGATCCCACACGATGGTATTTCGCCGCAAGATGCTGAGCGCTTATTGCTGCGCCCTATGGAGCAAGAGTTACAAGGTTTAGAAGGTATTAAGGAAATGACCGCCACCGCCAGTGAAGGTCATGGTTCGGTGGTGCTGGAGTTTATTGTTGGGGTTGATATTGACCAAGCCTTGTCGGATGTGCGGGCTAAGGTGGATCAAGCCAAACCTAAACTGCCTGCCGGCGGCGATGAGCCAGAGGTGCATCAAGTAACCTTAGCCACAGAACAGCCTGCTATTACGGTGTTGCTGTCGGGTGATGTTCCACAGCGTGCTTTACTAACGATTGCTCGAGACCTGCAAGACCAAATGGAAACCATGAAGCAGGTACTAGAAGTTAACATTGGTGGAGACCGTGAAGACTTTTTGGAGATTACGGTAAACCCGCTTTTGATGGAGTCTTATGGTTTAGACCAAGCCGATATCTACAACTTGGTAAGCCGCAATAACCGTTTGGTCACTGCGGGTACCCTAGATACCGGCAATGGCCGTTTTGCGGTAAAAGTACCTGCGGTATTTGAGAACGTAAAAGATGTTATTGAGCTGCCAATTAAGGTAGATGGTGACCGCATTGTTACCTTTGGTGATGTGGCCTCTGCCAGACGAACCTTTAAAGATGCCAGCACTTACGCACGGGTAAATGGTAAGCCCACCATCTCTTTAGAGGTGAGCAAACGCCCCGGCGAAAACCTGATTGAAACCATTGAACAGGTAAAAGCGCTAATTGCTCAAGAACAAGCGTTTTGGCCAGATTCGGTAATTATTGATTACGCCGGTGATAAATCTAAAGATATTCGCACCATGCTGTCAGAGCTGCAAAATAACATCTTATCTGCAGTCTTGTTGGTGGTGGTGGTGATTATTGCAGTAATGGGCGTACGTTCATCTCTGTTGGTGGGAATTGCTATTCCCGGCTCATTTTTGGCTGGTATTTTAATGCTGTCTTTAGGCGGGCTCACTATCAATATGGTGGTGTTGTTTTCGCTTATTATGGCGGTGGGAATGTTGGTGGATGGGGCCATTGTGGTAACCGAGTTTGCCGATAGGCAAATGAGTGAAGGTGTTCCTCGCCATCAAGCATATTCGCTGGCCTCGCAACGTATGGCGTGGCCAATTATTGCGTCAACCGCAACTACCTTAGCGGCGTTTGCTCCCTTATTGGCATGGCCAGGTATGGTGGGGCAGTTTATGGGGTACTTACCCTTAACCTTAATTGCGACCCTAAGTGCCTCCTTGGTGATGGCATTAATTTTTGTACCTTCCTTGGGTAATATTTTTGGTCGCCCACGTAAATTAACTGCCAAGCAGCAACAGGCGCTAATTAAAGCGGATAAAGGCGAATGGCAAGACCTTGATGGGTTTACCGGTGTTTATTTGCGGGTATTGCACAAAGCGGTAAACGCTCCGTTACGGGTACTGGGCTTGGGCATTGTTATTGCGATTGCAGTAATAATGGCTTATGCCAGCGCGGGTAAAGGTGTGGAGTTTTTTCCTGAAGTAGAGCCAGTGGGCTACAACATTATTGTTCGCTCGCATGGCGATTACTCTACCGATGAAAAGCTACAAGTAATGCTTGAGGTTGAGCGTCGCATCATCGATTTAGAAGACTACGATACGTTATACACTAAAGTAGGTGGCGATCAGCTGGGGGATATTCGGGTTAATCTTAAAGATTGGAACGAACGTCGACCAGCTAACGAAATTATTGAAGACATGCGTTCACGCTTAGCACCTATTGCCGGCTTAGAGATTGAGTTTCGTAAAGACAAAGCAGGCCCACCGGCGGGTAAAGACTTGCAGCTTGAGTTGAGCTCTCGCTTTCCCGAGCGTTTAGAGCCGATGGCCAAGAAAATTCGTGAGTTAGTGAATGACAATCCGCACTTTGTTAATGCCGAGGACTCAACCACCAAACCCGGAATTGAATGGCAGCTTAAGGTTGACCGTGCCAAAGCTGCTCGTTTTGGCGCCGATGTTACTTTGCTAGGTAATACCGTACAGTTTGTAACTAATGGTTTAAATATTGGTGATTATCGCCCCGATGATGTGGACGATGAGCTAGAGATTCGAGTGCGTTTCCCTGAAGAAAATCGCAGCATTAGCCGCTTAAGTGAGCTGCGGGTGAAAACGGCTTATGGCTTAGTACCCATTACTAACTTTGTAAGCTTAGAAGCTAAACCCAAACAAGATGTGATCAACAAGGTGGATGGTCGCCAAGTGCTCACGGTAAGTGCCGACGTAGCGGCTGGGCAAAACCTCAGTATTGAACTTCCTAAGATACAAGAGCAGCTTAAACAGCTTGAGCTTGACCCCTTGGTTGATATTAAGCTGCGCGGCCAAAATGAGGATCAACAAGAGAGTATGGTGTTTTTGGAAAGAGCTTTCTTGGTAGCTTTGTTTGTAATGGGACTGATTCTTATCACTCAGTTTAATAGCTTCTATCAAGCTTTGTTAATTCTCTCAGCAGTATTGTTCTCAACCATTGGTGTATTACTTGGTTTGTTAATCGCTGGGCAAGCCTTTGGCATTATTATGAGTGGTTTGGGGGTAATTACCTTAGCGGGGATCGTGGTGAACAATAACATTGTTTTGATTGATACCTACAACGTTCTGCGTCGCCAAGGCATTGCCGCTCAAGAAGCCATTATGCGTACTGGTGCACAGCGTTTACGCCCAGTAATGCTAACCACTATTACAACCATTTTGGGTCTAATGCCCATGGTCTTAGAGCTTAATATTGACCTGTTTGAGCGCAGTTTTGAAGTAGGTGCGCCTTCTTCTCAGTGGTGGTCACAACTGGCTACAGCAGTTGCTGGTGGCTTAAGTTTCGCAACACTGTTAACCCTTATTCTTACGCCGTGTTTGTTAATGCTTGGCGCTAAATTTAGCCGCAAAGATAAACAAGCTGCGATAGAAGAAGCGAAAGAACAGGAGCTGTTGGGCGCTTAA
- a CDS encoding efflux RND transporter periplasmic adaptor subunit — MSVAVKQFFAARPYILSIFIVAVVVFWMLSGQMTNADEAKAEPEKAAHKLTRVQVKTYTAETIERSLHLYGQTEARRQSVISAEVSGRLLEFLVAEGRPIKKGQALARLDIQDRRSQLLRAEALLEQRTIEYAGVKALSKQGFQGKARLAEAKAALVDAESNVKSLNLAIDNTLVLAPYNGIFEENIVEAGAYLGIGDPILRLADTQQLLVRTDVSERDISQLSLGEKAYVNLVTGEEVEGTIDFIATLSDPNTRTFKVEVLLDNQQQELMAGVSASVRFPLEEVEAIKVSPAVLALDEKGNLGVKTVVDDVVQFVPASLVRSDPDGAWLSGFSGDNDVIVLGQGFVRQGDKVEPVTKADLLAQERAE; from the coding sequence GTGTCTGTTGCCGTAAAACAGTTTTTTGCTGCTCGCCCATATATCCTTTCTATTTTTATTGTTGCTGTAGTGGTGTTTTGGATGCTTTCTGGTCAAATGACAAATGCAGATGAAGCCAAAGCTGAACCTGAGAAAGCCGCTCACAAGCTAACCCGCGTGCAAGTGAAAACCTACACAGCCGAGACCATTGAACGCAGCTTACATTTATACGGGCAAACAGAGGCGCGCCGTCAAAGTGTTATCTCTGCCGAAGTATCTGGTCGTTTGTTGGAGTTTTTGGTTGCCGAAGGTCGGCCAATTAAAAAGGGCCAAGCCCTTGCTCGTTTAGATATTCAAGATCGTCGTTCACAGCTACTGCGTGCCGAAGCCTTGTTAGAGCAACGCACCATTGAGTATGCTGGGGTTAAAGCGCTTAGCAAGCAAGGGTTCCAAGGTAAAGCCCGTTTAGCAGAGGCCAAGGCTGCGCTGGTGGATGCAGAATCCAATGTTAAATCGCTTAATTTAGCCATTGATAACACATTGGTATTAGCCCCATACAACGGTATTTTTGAAGAAAATATTGTTGAGGCGGGTGCTTATCTAGGTATTGGTGACCCAATCTTAAGGCTTGCCGATACTCAGCAACTATTGGTGCGTACCGATGTGTCTGAGCGCGATATCTCGCAGCTTTCTTTGGGTGAAAAAGCCTACGTAAACTTGGTTACTGGAGAAGAAGTTGAGGGAACCATCGACTTTATTGCTACCTTGTCTGATCCCAATACCCGAACCTTTAAAGTAGAAGTATTACTCGATAACCAACAACAAGAGTTAATGGCGGGGGTGAGTGCCAGTGTGCGTTTCCCGCTTGAAGAAGTAGAGGCGATTAAAGTTAGTCCGGCTGTATTAGCCCTTGATGAAAAAGGTAACCTTGGGGTTAAAACAGTTGTTGATGATGTAGTGCAGTTTGTGCCAGCCAGTTTAGTGCGCTCAGATCCCGATGGCGCGTGGTTATCCGGCTTTAGTGGTGACAACGATGTGATTGTTTTAGGCCAAGGTTTTGTGCGCCAAGGCGATAAGGTTGAGCCTGTCACTAAAGCAGACTTGTTAGCGCAAGAGAGGGCTGAATAA
- the erpA gene encoding iron-sulfur cluster insertion protein ErpA, giving the protein MSEQAVTEQAAFPIQFTDAAASRVKELVAEEENPALMLRVYVTGGGCSGFSYGFTFDEKVNEGDTLVEKQGVSMVVDSMSLQYLVGGIVDFTSGLEGSRFLVNNPNASTTCGCGSSFSI; this is encoded by the coding sequence GTGTCAGAACAAGCTGTAACTGAACAAGCCGCATTTCCAATTCAATTTACCGACGCCGCTGCGTCGCGAGTAAAAGAGCTAGTTGCTGAAGAAGAAAACCCAGCGCTAATGTTGCGTGTCTATGTCACAGGCGGTGGTTGTTCTGGTTTTTCTTACGGATTCACCTTCGATGAAAAAGTAAATGAAGGTGATACCTTAGTAGAAAAACAAGGTGTATCGATGGTTGTAGATTCAATGAGTTTGCAATATTTAGTGGGCGGTATCGTTGATTTCACCTCTGGCCTAGAAGGTTCACGCTTCCTAGTGAACAACCCTAACGCTAGTACAACCTGTGGTTGTGGTTCATCATTTAGCATCTAA
- a CDS encoding DUF6776 family protein has product MAKPKLLIVSLIAALALTSLYGLSVVVEEKDQLISQLKQQLSNSLDSQSVLQQRLSMVRLEQDTSLAELAQLKQSINQLTEQKLALTEELLVYRKIMAPEKQAGGMKIEQLNIEPMLSPNYYRLQVLLMQVARNKRWLSGELQLVVVGSQNQEPAQYNLADLQSEAVPLAFKFRYFQEVNTDIKLPEGFKAERIELTAKVNGNKWNKKAEIIYKQSWPRE; this is encoded by the coding sequence GTGGCAAAGCCAAAGTTATTAATTGTAAGTTTAATCGCTGCCTTGGCGTTAACTAGCCTGTATGGCTTGTCGGTTGTTGTTGAAGAAAAAGATCAACTAATTAGTCAACTAAAGCAGCAGCTTAGCAACTCTCTCGACAGCCAGTCGGTATTACAACAACGTTTGTCGATGGTGCGCCTTGAGCAAGATACCAGCTTGGCAGAGTTAGCACAGTTAAAACAAAGCATTAATCAACTGACCGAGCAAAAGCTTGCCTTAACTGAAGAGCTGTTGGTTTATAGAAAAATCATGGCCCCAGAAAAACAAGCTGGCGGCATGAAAATTGAACAACTAAACATTGAGCCAATGCTTAGCCCTAACTATTACCGACTGCAGGTATTGTTGATGCAAGTTGCGCGCAATAAACGCTGGTTAAGTGGGGAATTGCAGTTAGTGGTGGTGGGTAGTCAGAACCAAGAACCAGCGCAATATAATTTGGCAGATTTACAAAGTGAGGCCGTTCCCTTGGCGTTTAAATTTCGGTATTTTCAAGAAGTGAATACCGACATTAAGTTGCCCGAAGGCTTTAAAGCGGAGCGGATTGAGCTTACCGCTAAAGTTAACGGCAATAAATGGAACAAAAAAGCCGAGATTATTTACAAACAAAGTTGGCCAAGAGAATAA
- the hemL gene encoding glutamate-1-semialdehyde 2,1-aminomutase, whose amino-acid sequence MSRSEQLFSQAQQTIPGGVNSPVRAFNGVGGTPVFIERADGARIYDADGNSYIDYVGSWGPMILGHNHPAIHQAVVDAAAKGLSFGAPTAAEIDMANLVCELVPSMDQVRMVNSGTEATMSAIRLARGYTGRNKIVKFEGCYHGHADSLLVKAGSGALTLGQPSSPGIPADFAQHTLTATYNDLASVEALFAEYPEDIACIIVEPVAGNMNCIPPVDGFLQGLRAICDKYQAVFIIDEVMTGFRVSLGGAQAHYGVKPDLTCLGKVIGGGMPVGAFGGSQKIMDHLAPVGPVYQAGTLSGNPIAMAAGLAALNALKDPAVHQHLNVITERLAKGLKAAADRQGIPLTVNQVGAMLGFFFTEESSVTNFAQACACDAERFKKFFHLMLEEGVYLAPSAFEASFTSFAHSEADIDATIAAAERCFAKLK is encoded by the coding sequence ATGTCTCGTTCAGAACAACTTTTTAGCCAAGCCCAGCAAACTATTCCTGGTGGCGTTAATTCACCGGTTCGTGCCTTTAATGGCGTAGGTGGAACACCGGTTTTTATTGAACGAGCCGACGGTGCGCGCATTTATGATGCCGATGGCAACAGCTACATCGATTACGTGGGCTCATGGGGCCCAATGATTTTGGGTCATAACCACCCAGCAATTCACCAAGCAGTGGTAGATGCCGCCGCTAAAGGCTTGAGTTTTGGCGCGCCCACCGCTGCCGAAATAGACATGGCCAACTTAGTCTGCGAATTGGTGCCATCAATGGACCAAGTGCGTATGGTTAACTCGGGCACCGAAGCCACCATGAGTGCGATTCGCCTTGCTCGTGGCTACACCGGCCGTAACAAAATTGTTAAGTTTGAAGGTTGCTACCACGGCCATGCCGACTCATTACTGGTTAAAGCTGGCTCTGGGGCATTAACCCTTGGCCAACCAAGCTCGCCGGGTATTCCCGCCGATTTTGCTCAACATACTCTTACCGCCACCTATAATGATTTAGCCTCGGTTGAAGCTTTGTTTGCCGAATACCCAGAAGACATTGCTTGTATCATTGTAGAGCCAGTGGCAGGCAACATGAACTGTATCCCTCCTGTAGACGGCTTCTTGCAAGGGCTACGTGCCATTTGTGATAAATACCAAGCGGTATTTATTATTGATGAAGTAATGACTGGTTTTCGGGTTTCATTAGGCGGAGCACAAGCTCATTATGGGGTAAAACCCGACCTAACTTGTTTAGGAAAAGTGATTGGCGGCGGCATGCCTGTAGGCGCTTTTGGTGGCAGCCAAAAAATTATGGATCACTTAGCGCCTGTTGGTCCGGTGTATCAAGCGGGTACTTTATCGGGTAACCCTATTGCTATGGCGGCTGGTTTAGCGGCACTTAATGCCCTAAAAGATCCTGCGGTTCATCAACACCTAAATGTAATCACCGAGCGCTTGGCCAAAGGCCTCAAAGCGGCTGCAGATCGCCAAGGCATTCCATTAACCGTTAATCAAGTAGGTGCAATGTTAGGCTTCTTCTTCACCGAAGAAAGCAGCGTGACTAACTTCGCCCAAGCTTGCGCCTGTGATGCAGAACGTTTCAAAAAGTTCTTCCACTTAATGCTGGAAGAAGGCGTTTACTTAGCCCCGTCAGCTTTTGAAGCTTCATTCACTTCTTTTGCTCACAGCGAAGCAGATATTGATGCCACTATTGCTGCAGCAGAGCGTTGTTTTGCCAAGTTAAAATAA
- a CDS encoding YbaN family protein translates to MLKVFYLLIAWLAVLLGTVGIFLPLLPTTPFILLAAILFSKSSPRFAAWLEQHRTFGPLLNDWQQHGVVSLKAKCSATLMVAISAGLMLWMEVPWFARIAAGTCLLAVMVFLWTRPSVKNSSR, encoded by the coding sequence ATGCTAAAAGTGTTTTACCTGTTAATTGCGTGGCTAGCGGTATTGCTGGGCACGGTAGGTATTTTTTTGCCTTTGTTGCCTACTACGCCTTTCATCTTATTAGCCGCGATTCTATTTTCTAAAAGCTCTCCTCGGTTTGCTGCTTGGCTTGAGCAGCATCGCACTTTTGGTCCTTTATTAAATGATTGGCAGCAACATGGTGTGGTAAGCCTTAAAGCAAAGTGCAGCGCTACCCTTATGGTGGCTATTTCGGCTGGTTTAATGTTGTGGATGGAGGTTCCGTGGTTTGCCCGTATTGCCGCAGGTACATGCCTGTTAGCTGTGATGGTTTTTCTTTGGACTCGGCCTTCAGTAAAAAACTCTTCCCGCTAA
- a CDS encoding dUTP diphosphatase: MLQANQAQIMLQLQDNMNAKVNPEWLTTRSPFLRAVVIEGAEAIEHHGWKWWKKQDCDLEQLQMELVDIWHFVLSELLLQSDGEHAPAQAYIFENIEQSTVQFDGKQWQFSQLNLLEKLELLIGLAAAKRTSIGLFSALLGDCKMSWLDLYQQYVSKNVLNFFRQDNGYKQGTYRKVWDGREDNEHLVELMANLDASALSFQDDLYQALHQRYGQSK, translated from the coding sequence ATGTTACAAGCAAACCAAGCGCAAATTATGTTGCAGCTACAAGACAACATGAACGCCAAAGTGAACCCAGAGTGGCTAACTACTCGTTCGCCATTTTTGCGTGCGGTAGTTATTGAAGGCGCAGAAGCGATTGAGCATCACGGTTGGAAGTGGTGGAAGAAACAAGACTGCGACCTAGAACAGCTACAAATGGAGCTAGTAGATATTTGGCACTTTGTATTGTCTGAGTTACTGCTGCAATCAGATGGCGAACATGCACCCGCTCAGGCTTACATTTTCGAAAATATTGAGCAAAGCACTGTGCAGTTTGATGGCAAACAGTGGCAATTTAGCCAACTTAACTTATTAGAGAAGCTTGAATTGCTTATTGGTTTAGCTGCCGCTAAGCGCACCAGTATTGGCTTGTTCTCGGCTCTGTTGGGGGATTGTAAGATGAGCTGGCTGGATCTTTATCAGCAATACGTGAGTAAAAACGTGCTTAATTTCTTCCGCCAAGATAATGGGTACAAACAAGGTACTTACCGCAAAGTGTGGGATGGCAGGGAAGATAACGAGCATTTGGTTGAGCTAATGGCTAACTTAGATGCTTCGGCATTGAGTTTTCAAGACGACTTGTACCAAGCCTTACATCAACGCTACGGCCAATCTAAATAA
- the mrcB gene encoding penicillin-binding protein 1B yields MSPKKPDGSAKKPSPKKASAKKPASKSNRTPAKKTTKPRSSAKKNTKPSRGKRLWGISWKLALVGIVIMVAWGVVLDSKIQQRFTGDKWQLPAAVYGRELQLYPGLRLSRKELQDELALLNYRKVKRAKRGGEYAVSETKIEVVRRQFEFADGVEPELPMLLTFSPSRLAKIQHRDTGEEIAQTRLDPVLLERLNVTEQEDRLFVPLNDIPASLKQALILTEDRQFYQHDGVSPMAIARALMVNLRAGRTVQGGSTITQQLAKNFFLTRERTLWRKLQEAYMALLIDFRYSKDEILESYFNEVYLGQNGSNAVHGIGLASYFYFGRPVNDLSVEQVALLVAIIKGPSYYDPWRHEQRAINRRDLVLRILAEEGELSAERYQLAVKKPLGLSKRGSMGYQKTPGFVSLVRRELQQHANNWRNYNGVKVFTTLDPLSQRHAQSAAQNVLEQLDKGAKKKLQTAMVISERHTGAIRALIGGREKNNQGFNRALDARRQIGSLVKPFVYLTAIEQGHQLGELLENSPLAVPLDDGTNWQPNNYDKSFSEPVMLVRALAESLNVPTVRLGLEVGVDSVVDTLKLAGLEENTRPYPSILLGSLSLSPFQMAQLYQTLGGDGEYRPLYAVHQVNDGQGNVLYKADNDAERRWSEMANFLTLYGMSQVTRSGTARSLKWRIPKVDLAGKTGTTNDLRDSWYVGIDQREIVTVWVGRDDNKPAAVTGSSAALPVYAAYLKTSYPQSLRAMQPDNLSWVHFAKANGQPTSAGCGETSLLPAPSSQAELAEGCVQQSATKAKTWLQSLFN; encoded by the coding sequence ATGAGTCCCAAAAAGCCCGATGGCTCGGCTAAAAAGCCAAGCCCCAAAAAAGCCTCGGCAAAGAAGCCGGCTAGCAAAAGTAACCGTACTCCAGCTAAAAAGACCACTAAACCGCGCTCAAGCGCTAAAAAAAATACTAAACCTTCAAGGGGAAAACGCCTGTGGGGCATTAGTTGGAAGCTAGCATTAGTTGGCATTGTCATTATGGTTGCCTGGGGTGTGGTACTAGACAGCAAAATTCAGCAGCGTTTTACTGGCGATAAGTGGCAACTGCCGGCAGCGGTATATGGCCGAGAGCTACAGCTCTATCCTGGTTTACGCCTAAGCAGAAAAGAGCTGCAAGATGAGTTGGCGTTACTAAATTATCGCAAAGTAAAACGCGCTAAACGTGGTGGTGAATATGCGGTATCGGAAACCAAAATTGAGGTAGTACGCCGCCAATTTGAGTTTGCCGATGGGGTAGAGCCCGAGTTGCCGATGCTACTCACGTTTAGCCCTTCACGTTTGGCTAAAATTCAGCACCGTGATACCGGCGAAGAGATTGCCCAAACCCGTCTTGACCCAGTATTGCTTGAGCGCCTGAATGTGACTGAGCAGGAAGATCGGCTGTTTGTGCCGTTAAATGATATTCCAGCAAGCTTAAAGCAGGCCTTGATACTTACCGAAGATCGCCAGTTTTATCAGCATGACGGAGTGTCACCCATGGCTATTGCCCGCGCCTTAATGGTGAATTTGCGTGCCGGGCGAACGGTACAAGGCGGTAGCACGATTACTCAACAGTTGGCTAAAAACTTCTTTTTAACGCGCGAACGTACCTTATGGCGTAAGCTGCAAGAAGCCTACATGGCGCTACTCATCGATTTTCGTTACAGCAAAGATGAGATTTTAGAGAGCTACTTTAACGAAGTATATCTTGGGCAAAATGGTAGCAATGCGGTGCATGGTATTGGCCTCGCCAGTTATTTCTATTTTGGTCGCCCAGTGAATGATTTATCGGTGGAGCAAGTGGCCTTGTTAGTGGCCATTATTAAAGGCCCTTCATATTACGATCCATGGCGCCATGAACAGCGCGCGATAAATCGTCGTGACTTGGTTTTACGTATATTGGCCGAAGAAGGTGAATTGTCGGCCGAGCGTTATCAGTTGGCTGTGAAAAAGCCATTAGGCTTGAGCAAGCGTGGCAGTATGGGCTATCAGAAAACGCCAGGCTTTGTATCGCTGGTTCGCCGAGAGCTGCAGCAGCATGCTAACAACTGGCGTAATTACAACGGTGTGAAAGTATTTACTACCCTGGATCCGCTATCACAACGTCATGCTCAAAGCGCCGCGCAAAATGTTTTAGAGCAGTTAGACAAAGGCGCGAAAAAGAAATTGCAAACAGCCATGGTGATTAGTGAACGCCATACTGGCGCGATCCGCGCGCTAATTGGCGGCAGGGAAAAGAATAATCAAGGGTTTAACCGGGCATTGGATGCGCGCCGCCAAATTGGCTCCTTAGTTAAACCCTTTGTTTATCTTACCGCAATAGAGCAAGGGCATCAGTTAGGCGAGTTGTTGGAAAACAGCCCCTTAGCGGTGCCTTTAGACGACGGCACCAATTGGCAGCCTAATAACTATGATAAGAGCTTTAGTGAGCCAGTGATGTTAGTGCGAGCCTTGGCCGAGTCACTTAACGTACCAACGGTGCGCTTAGGCCTTGAAGTAGGGGTCGATTCAGTCGTTGATACTTTAAAATTAGCTGGCTTGGAGGAGAATACTCGACCTTATCCGTCGATACTTTTGGGAAGCTTAAGCCTGTCGCCATTTCAAATGGCGCAGCTTTATCAAACCTTAGGTGGGGACGGTGAATATCGTCCACTTTATGCCGTGCACCAAGTGAACGACGGGCAAGGCAATGTATTGTATAAAGCTGATAATGACGCAGAGCGCCGCTGGTCTGAAATGGCCAACTTCCTCACGCTGTATGGCATGAGCCAAGTGACTCGCAGCGGCACTGCGCGCTCGCTCAAGTGGCGCATTCCCAAGGTCGATTTGGCGGGCAAAACGGGCACCACTAACGATTTGCGCGATAGCTGGTATGTGGGCATAGACCAGCGAGAGATTGTTACGGTTTGGGTTGGGCGAGACGACAACAAGCCCGCAGCAGTTACCGGTTCTTCTGCGGCATTACCAGTGTATGCGGCATATCTCAAAACCTCGTATCCACAGTCGCTACGAGCCATGCAACCCGATAACCTTAGCTGGGTACATTTTGCCAAAGCTAATGGACAGCCAACTTCTGCCGGCTGTGGTGAAACAAGCTTACTGCCTGCACCTAGCAGCCAAGCTGAATTAGCCGAAGGCTGTGTGCAACAAAGTGCAACTAAGGCCAAAACCTGGCTACAAAGTTTATTTAATTAA